The Cellulomonas fulva genome includes a window with the following:
- a CDS encoding biotin-dependent carboxyltransferase family protein: protein MSGTGAAPTTAAVPAAALEVLDPGLLTLVQDLGRPGWAHVGVGRSGAADAGALRAANRAVGNDDGAAGLEVLMGGLRLRAHGPLLVALAGARLPVHTIPATPPTTLPTTPPPTAPPPASGPMPPPAGQSTLPRRAHVTDRVLSLRPRDLGPGGQARRDLEPVVPVPRGLGAAVQVLQLADGDVLELGRPERGLRTCLAVRGGLAVEPVLGSRATDRLGGIGPAPLVVGDVLPVAALPSSGAPHLESTRSRRVHGDDPVLSVTAHDVGARATGEPESEGGEEHVVLRVEPGPHAHWFDDRWPSVLCSPEGFTVLPASDRVAVRLDGPPLTRSRGFVGRELAPVGLVPGAVQVPPDGSPVVFGVDHPVTGGYPVVAVLRLTDVDRLAQLRPGDRVQMALTLAQ, encoded by the coding sequence ATGAGCGGCACGGGGGCGGCCCCGACGACTGCGGCGGTGCCCGCGGCGGCGCTCGAGGTGCTGGACCCCGGGCTGCTCACGCTGGTGCAGGACCTGGGTCGGCCGGGCTGGGCGCACGTGGGCGTCGGCCGGTCGGGGGCCGCCGACGCAGGGGCGCTGCGAGCGGCGAACCGCGCGGTCGGCAACGACGACGGCGCCGCCGGCCTGGAGGTGCTGATGGGCGGACTGAGGCTCCGCGCGCACGGCCCGCTGCTCGTCGCCCTCGCCGGCGCCCGACTCCCGGTGCACACGATCCCGGCCACCCCACCCACCACCCTGCCCACCACCCCGCCGCCTACCGCGCCTCCGCCTGCCTCGGGTCCCATGCCGCCGCCAGCCGGCCAGAGCACGCTGCCTCGACGAGCACACGTGACCGATCGCGTGCTCTCGCTGAGACCACGAGATCTCGGTCCGGGAGGCCAGGCGCGGCGGGACCTGGAGCCGGTCGTCCCGGTTCCGCGCGGTCTCGGCGCGGCCGTCCAGGTGCTGCAGCTCGCCGACGGCGACGTGCTCGAGCTCGGGCGACCCGAGCGGGGGCTGCGGACATGCCTCGCCGTGCGAGGTGGCCTCGCCGTCGAGCCTGTGCTGGGGTCGAGGGCGACCGACCGCCTCGGCGGCATCGGCCCCGCTCCGCTCGTCGTCGGCGACGTCCTACCGGTAGCCGCGCTGCCCTCATCTGGTGCGCCGCACCTCGAGAGCACGCGCTCTCGTCGAGTGCACGGGGATGATCCCGTGCTCTCGGTGACAGCACACGACGTCGGCGCCCGGGCGACCGGGGAACCCGAGAGCGAGGGCGGCGAGGAGCACGTGGTGCTGCGCGTGGAGCCCGGGCCGCACGCGCACTGGTTCGACGACCGGTGGCCCTCGGTGCTCTGCTCACCCGAGGGCTTCACGGTGCTGCCGGCGAGCGACCGGGTGGCCGTGCGGCTGGACGGTCCGCCGCTCACCCGATCGCGAGGGTTCGTCGGACGCGAGCTGGCGCCCGTCGGTCTGGTGCCGGGCGCGGTGCAGGTGCCGCCCGACGGGAGCCCGGTCGTCTTCGGCGTCGACCACCCCGTCACGGGCGGCTACCCGGTGGTCGCGGTGCTCCGCCTGACCGATGTCGACCGGCTGGCCCAGCTCCGGCCGGGCGACCGGGTGCAGATGGCTCTCACCCTCGCGCAGTGA
- a CDS encoding ribonucleoside triphosphate reductase, whose amino-acid sequence MPEPAAPAVTVDVASSIDEYLDRSDWRVNANANQGYSLGGLILNTAGKVVANYWLSQVYPAAVGQAHREGDLHIHDLDMLSGYCAGWSLRTLLQEGLGGIPGKVDARPAKHFSAAIGQIVNFLGTMQNEWAGAQAFSSFDTYMAPYVRTDQLTYAQVKQGIQELVYNLNVPSRWGTQTPFTNLTFDWVCPDDLKDQVPMVGDEPCDFTYGDLQPEMDVINRAYIEIMTEGDATGRVFTFPIPTYNITEDFDWHSSNADALFAMTAKYGLPYFQNFINSEMKPGDVRSMCCRLQLDLRELLKRGNGLFGSAEQTGSIGVVTVNCARLGYRHAGDETALLAHLDELLDLARTSLELKRAVIARLIDEGLFPYTRRYLASLDNHFSTIGVNGINEMVRNFSGDEYDLTDPRGHALAVRLLDHVRAAMVEFQEETGHLYNLEATPAEGTTYRLAKEDRARFPGILQAGTDANPYYTNSSQLPVGFTDDPFEALERQDELQTKYTGGTVLHLYMSERLSTPDAARELVRRSLSRFRLPYLTVTPTFSICPNHGYLAGEHQECPRCAEAGRMQECEVWTRVMGYHRPVSSFNVGKKGEHAERTHFRESVAALA is encoded by the coding sequence ATGCCCGAGCCTGCAGCGCCCGCCGTGACCGTCGACGTCGCGTCGTCGATCGACGAGTACCTGGACCGCAGCGACTGGCGGGTCAACGCCAACGCGAACCAGGGCTACAGCCTGGGCGGGCTGATCCTCAACACCGCGGGCAAGGTCGTCGCGAACTACTGGCTCAGCCAGGTGTACCCGGCCGCGGTCGGCCAGGCGCACCGCGAGGGCGACCTGCACATCCACGACCTCGACATGCTCTCCGGCTACTGCGCCGGCTGGAGCCTGCGCACGCTGCTCCAGGAGGGGCTGGGCGGGATCCCGGGCAAGGTCGACGCGCGCCCGGCGAAGCACTTCAGCGCCGCGATCGGCCAGATCGTCAACTTCCTCGGCACCATGCAGAACGAGTGGGCAGGAGCGCAGGCGTTCAGCAGCTTCGACACGTACATGGCGCCGTACGTGCGCACGGACCAGCTCACGTACGCGCAGGTCAAGCAGGGCATCCAGGAGCTCGTCTACAACCTGAACGTGCCGAGCCGGTGGGGCACGCAGACGCCGTTCACCAACCTGACGTTCGACTGGGTGTGCCCGGACGACCTCAAGGACCAGGTGCCGATGGTGGGCGACGAGCCGTGCGACTTCACCTACGGCGACCTGCAGCCGGAGATGGACGTCATCAACCGCGCGTACATCGAGATCATGACCGAGGGCGACGCCACGGGGCGCGTCTTCACGTTCCCGATCCCCACGTACAACATCACCGAGGACTTCGACTGGCACAGCTCCAACGCCGACGCGCTGTTCGCCATGACCGCCAAGTACGGCCTGCCGTACTTCCAGAACTTCATCAACTCGGAAATGAAGCCCGGCGACGTCCGGTCCATGTGCTGCCGCCTGCAGCTGGACCTGCGCGAGCTGCTCAAGCGCGGCAACGGGCTGTTCGGCTCGGCGGAGCAGACGGGCTCGATCGGCGTCGTCACGGTCAACTGCGCGCGCCTGGGCTACCGCCACGCGGGCGACGAGACCGCGCTCCTGGCCCACCTCGACGAGCTGCTGGACCTGGCCCGCACCAGCCTCGAGCTCAAGCGCGCGGTGATCGCCCGCCTGATCGACGAAGGGCTGTTCCCGTACACCCGGCGCTACCTGGCGAGCCTCGACAACCACTTCTCCACGATCGGCGTGAACGGCATCAACGAGATGGTGCGCAACTTCAGCGGCGACGAGTACGACCTCACCGACCCCCGTGGGCACGCGCTCGCCGTGCGGCTCCTGGACCACGTGCGCGCCGCGATGGTCGAGTTCCAGGAGGAGACCGGGCACCTCTACAACCTGGAGGCCACGCCCGCCGAGGGCACCACGTACCGGCTGGCCAAGGAGGACCGCGCGCGGTTCCCGGGCATCCTGCAGGCCGGCACGGACGCCAACCCGTACTACACCAACTCCTCGCAGCTCCCCGTGGGCTTCACCGACGACCCGTTCGAGGCCCTCGAGCGGCAGGACGAGCTGCAGACCAAGTACACCGGCGGCACGGTCCTGCACCTGTACATGTCCGAGCGCCTGTCCACGCCGGACGCCGCGCGCGAGCTGGTCCGGCGCTCGCTGTCCCGGTTCCGGCTGCCGTACCTCACCGTCACGCCGACGTTCTCGATCTGCCCGAACCACGGCTACCTCGCCGGCGAGCACCAGGAGTGCCCGCGCTGCGCGGAGGCCGGCCGGATGCAGGAGTGCGAGGTGTGGACGCGCGTCATGGGCTACCACCGGCCGGTCTCGTCGTTCAACGTCGGCAAGAAGGGCGAGCACGCCGAGCGCACGCACTTCCGCGAGTCCGTGGCGGCGCTGGCGTGA
- a CDS encoding anaerobic ribonucleoside-triphosphate reductase activating protein — MTTTSGWTSSRQAGGSPPVVLSDERARPGARADGLVIAGVTRMSSCDWPGRLVATAFLQGCPWRCTYCHNHAILDARAPGQVAWQEVRELLARRTGLLDGVVFSGGEPTRQAALADAMREVRAAGFGVGLHTGGAYPRRLEALLPLVDWIGFDVKAPRTLYRAITRVGGPTTAADQAFTSLRLVLDAGVDVQVRTTVDPTVLSDEDVHALTAELRAVGVQDHVLQQVRPDGTTTEYQQALAAAHRR, encoded by the coding sequence GTGACGACGACCAGTGGGTGGACTTCCTCCCGCCAGGCGGGAGGAAGTCCACCCGTTGTCCTGTCCGACGAGCGGGCGCGGCCCGGGGCGCGCGCGGACGGGCTCGTCATCGCCGGGGTCACGCGGATGTCGTCGTGCGACTGGCCCGGGCGGCTCGTGGCGACCGCGTTCCTGCAGGGCTGCCCTTGGCGCTGCACGTACTGCCACAACCACGCGATCCTGGACGCGCGAGCGCCCGGGCAGGTCGCGTGGCAGGAGGTCCGCGAGCTGCTGGCTCGTCGGACCGGGCTCCTGGACGGGGTGGTGTTCTCCGGTGGGGAGCCGACGAGGCAGGCGGCGCTCGCGGACGCGATGCGCGAGGTCCGGGCGGCGGGCTTCGGCGTCGGGCTGCACACCGGCGGCGCCTACCCGCGCCGGCTCGAGGCGCTGCTCCCGCTGGTCGACTGGATCGGCTTCGACGTCAAGGCCCCGCGGACGCTCTACCGCGCGATCACCCGCGTCGGCGGCCCGACGACCGCCGCGGACCAGGCATTCACGAGCCTGCGGCTGGTGCTGGACGCGGGCGTCGACGTCCAGGTCCGCACCACGGTGGACCCCACGGTCCTGTCCGACGAGGACGTGCACGCCCTGACCGCCGAGCTCCGCGCCGTCGGCGTCCAGGACCACGTCCTCCAACAGGTCCGCCCCGACGGCACGACGACGGAGTACCAACAAGCCCTCGCCGCCGCCCACCGCCGCTGA
- a CDS encoding RNA polymerase sigma factor — MAWQAVLDELVRDRGRALVGHAYLLTGDLRDAEDLVQDALVKVFAGRRASGEVASAEAYVRRAIHTLYIDGFRRRRHWATIRHLHAAPDATPTDGPDGPTDLLVGNRLVLAQALAGLSPRERTCVVLHHVEDLPVDEIAALLSLSTGAVKRYLSDGRRALRERLGDPPDEAAGSDERLDLTPRRTR, encoded by the coding sequence ATGGCCTGGCAAGCGGTGCTCGACGAGCTGGTCCGCGATCGCGGGCGCGCGCTCGTCGGGCACGCGTACCTGCTCACCGGCGACCTCCGCGACGCCGAGGACCTGGTCCAGGACGCGCTGGTGAAGGTCTTCGCCGGCCGGCGCGCGTCCGGCGAGGTCGCCTCCGCGGAGGCCTATGTACGACGAGCCATCCACACGTTGTACATCGACGGCTTCCGACGCCGGCGGCACTGGGCCACCATCCGGCACCTGCACGCCGCGCCCGACGCGACCCCGACGGACGGACCCGACGGCCCGACCGACCTGCTCGTCGGGAACCGCTTGGTCCTTGCGCAGGCGCTCGCCGGGCTCAGCCCGCGCGAGCGCACGTGCGTCGTGCTGCACCACGTCGAGGACCTGCCAGTCGACGAGATCGCGGCGCTGCTCTCGCTCAGCACGGGCGCGGTCAAGCGCTACCTGTCCGACGGCCGCCGCGCCCTGCGCGAGCGCCTCGGCGACCCGCCCGACGAGGCCGCCGGCTCCGACGAACGACTCGACCTGACCCCACGGAGGACACGATGA
- a CDS encoding RNA polymerase sigma factor, whose translation MRSGPSTQVADDVGDEVARFVGEHRPALLRVAFGLCRERTAAEDLVQDTSVRLLDRWDHVRRARHQLAYVRTVMVRLYLDQVGRSEVPVVSAEVSERAGPDAYAELESVAAAVSLVAGLPPQARAVLTLRYIEDLDDREIAQVLGISRSTVRVTAHKALRRLSVTGPSPTRRA comes from the coding sequence ATGAGGAGCGGACCGTCGACGCAGGTCGCCGACGACGTGGGCGACGAGGTCGCGCGGTTCGTCGGCGAGCACCGGCCGGCGCTCCTGCGGGTCGCGTTCGGTCTGTGCCGGGAGCGGACCGCGGCCGAGGACCTGGTCCAGGACACGTCCGTCCGGCTGCTGGACCGCTGGGACCACGTCCGACGAGCGCGCCACCAGCTCGCCTACGTCCGCACGGTCATGGTGCGGCTCTACCTGGACCAGGTCGGGCGCTCGGAGGTGCCCGTGGTCAGCGCAGAGGTGAGCGAGCGAGCCGGGCCGGACGCGTACGCCGAGCTCGAGTCCGTGGCCGCCGCGGTGTCACTGGTCGCCGGGCTGCCGCCGCAGGCGCGGGCCGTCCTGACCCTGCGCTACATCGAGGACCTTGACGACCGCGAGATCGCCCAGGTCCTCGGCATCTCCCGCAGCACCGTGCGGGTCACCGCGCACAAGGCGCTGCGCAGGCTGTCCGTCACCGGACCGAGCCCGACGAGGAGGGCGTGA
- a CDS encoding carbohydrate-binding domain-containing protein gives MRTPLKKAALRAAVPAAVVALILAGCTSTDGTTDSSSASAGSSGTADTTGTTVPASTDADLTVESAMAANTAPHSSDSSYDEADVVDVTLADGASSSDSSAVAVDGDTVTISAGGVYRLSGALTDGQVVVTAPDEDVTLVLDGVDLTSSTTSPLQVLEADEVVVVLADGSNNALADTASYADDDEASGALFSAGDLTITGTGALDVQGNGNDGIVSKDGLVISSGTLTVDAVDDGIRGKDYVVVDGGDLTVQAGGDAVKSDNDEDATLAYVLVNDGTLTLTAGDDGLTATTDVLVAGGTLAVTTGGGAGATVADDGSPKGLVGDASVVVGGGTLTVDAADDAIHSDAVVSVTGGDLTLATGDDAVHGEYALQISGGTVDVTQAVEGLEAQEITILDGDITLVTSDDGINGSAADATSDDTATESTNDEAAQQAPGGDMGGGMGGGEMAADENVQVTIAGGTLVVDAEGDGLDSNGSMTMTGGTVVVSGPTNGGNGSLDYNGTFEISGGELIAVGSSGMAQTPSDGSSQSFVGITLTTQGSAGDVVQVVSDEGDLLASFTATKSFGSVVYSSPDVVDGDTYTAVLGGTAGSAVAGPLSSGGTAGTTEAGTGTAGEVTAGMGGGGMGGGPGGDMGNPPSGDMGDRPAPGQMPNQQDSGTSTDSTDTSTNA, from the coding sequence ATGCGCACCCCCCTGAAGAAGGCCGCCCTGCGAGCCGCTGTCCCCGCGGCGGTGGTCGCGCTGATCCTGGCCGGCTGCACGTCCACGGACGGCACGACGGACTCGTCGTCCGCGTCCGCCGGCTCGTCGGGCACCGCGGACACCACCGGAACCACCGTGCCCGCCTCCACCGACGCCGATCTCACGGTCGAGTCCGCGATGGCGGCCAACACCGCGCCCCACTCGTCGGACAGCTCCTACGACGAGGCCGACGTGGTGGACGTGACGCTCGCGGACGGCGCCTCCTCGTCGGACTCGTCCGCCGTGGCGGTCGACGGCGACACCGTCACCATCTCCGCGGGCGGCGTGTACCGCCTGTCGGGTGCTCTGACGGACGGGCAGGTCGTCGTGACCGCGCCCGACGAGGACGTCACGCTCGTCCTCGACGGCGTCGACCTCACGAGCTCGACCACCTCCCCCCTGCAGGTCCTCGAGGCCGACGAGGTCGTCGTGGTGCTGGCCGACGGCTCGAACAACGCGCTCGCCGACACCGCGTCCTACGCGGACGACGACGAGGCCAGCGGCGCCCTGTTCAGCGCGGGCGACCTGACGATCACGGGCACCGGCGCGCTGGACGTCCAGGGCAACGGCAACGACGGCATCGTGTCCAAGGACGGCCTGGTGATCTCCTCGGGGACCCTCACGGTCGACGCGGTCGACGACGGCATCCGCGGCAAGGACTACGTCGTCGTGGACGGCGGCGACCTCACCGTCCAGGCCGGTGGCGACGCGGTGAAGTCGGACAACGACGAGGACGCGACGCTCGCGTACGTGCTGGTCAACGACGGCACGCTGACCCTCACCGCGGGCGACGACGGGCTGACCGCGACCACCGACGTGCTCGTCGCGGGCGGCACCCTGGCCGTCACCACCGGCGGCGGCGCGGGCGCGACCGTGGCCGATGACGGCTCGCCGAAGGGTCTGGTCGGTGACGCGAGCGTCGTCGTCGGCGGCGGGACCCTCACGGTCGACGCGGCCGACGACGCGATCCACTCCGACGCCGTCGTCTCCGTCACCGGCGGCGACCTGACCCTCGCGACCGGCGACGACGCGGTGCACGGCGAGTACGCGCTGCAGATCTCCGGCGGCACCGTCGACGTCACGCAGGCCGTCGAGGGCCTCGAGGCGCAGGAGATCACCATCCTGGACGGCGACATCACGCTGGTCACGTCCGACGACGGCATCAACGGCTCGGCGGCGGACGCCACGTCCGACGACACCGCGACCGAGAGCACGAACGACGAGGCAGCTCAGCAAGCGCCCGGCGGCGACATGGGTGGCGGGATGGGCGGCGGCGAGATGGCCGCCGACGAGAACGTGCAGGTCACGATCGCGGGCGGGACGCTCGTCGTCGACGCCGAGGGCGACGGTCTCGACTCGAACGGGTCGATGACCATGACCGGCGGGACCGTCGTGGTCTCCGGCCCGACCAACGGCGGCAACGGGTCGCTCGACTACAACGGCACGTTCGAGATCTCGGGCGGCGAGCTGATCGCCGTCGGGTCCTCGGGCATGGCGCAGACGCCGTCCGACGGCTCGTCGCAGTCGTTCGTCGGCATCACGCTGACGACGCAGGGCTCGGCGGGTGACGTGGTCCAGGTCGTGTCCGACGAGGGTGACCTGCTGGCGTCGTTCACCGCGACCAAGTCGTTCGGCTCTGTGGTCTACTCCTCGCCCGACGTCGTCGACGGCGACACCTACACCGCGGTCCTGGGCGGCACGGCCGGCTCCGCCGTCGCAGGTCCGCTGAGCTCCGGTGGCACGGCCGGCACCACCGAGGCCGGAACCGGCACCGCCGGCGAGGTCACCGCGGGCATGGGCGGCGGCGGCATGGGTGGCGGCCCCGGCGGAGACATGGGCAACCCGCCCAGCGGCGACATGGGCGACCGCCCGGCCCCGGGCCAGATGCCGAACCAGCAGGACTCGGGCACGTCCACCGACTCGACGGACACCTCCACCAACGCCTGA
- a CDS encoding polyphosphate polymerase domain-containing protein: MSVFEDRLTLVPAIGLAEINDAGAALQTRVDRKYVVPTSALATLPLTQGARVLEIEGRRTSEYESVYFDTENLDSYLGAALRRRGRYKVRTRTYADSGDCFVEVKTRGARGATVKLRQPHDGEPTVLTDTAWKFTTSSLGPARRVSGPMQPTLANRYRRTTLLVDGGRPGVTARTTIDTDLVWIDPETGDERPMGPLAVIETKTGATPSVTDRVLWRHGHRPVRISKYGTGMALLHPELPLTPWRRVLDRHIEPRRRLTATA; encoded by the coding sequence ATGAGCGTCTTCGAGGACCGGCTCACGCTGGTCCCGGCGATCGGCCTGGCGGAGATCAACGACGCCGGCGCCGCGCTGCAGACCCGGGTGGACCGCAAGTACGTGGTCCCGACGAGCGCGCTCGCGACGCTGCCGCTCACGCAGGGCGCGCGCGTCCTGGAGATCGAGGGCCGGCGCACGTCGGAGTACGAGTCGGTGTACTTCGACACCGAGAACCTGGACTCCTACCTCGGGGCGGCCCTGCGTCGCCGCGGCCGCTACAAGGTCCGCACCCGCACGTACGCGGACTCGGGCGACTGCTTCGTCGAGGTCAAGACGCGCGGCGCCCGCGGCGCCACGGTCAAGCTCCGCCAGCCGCACGACGGCGAGCCGACGGTCCTGACGGACACCGCGTGGAAGTTCACGACGAGCTCGCTCGGCCCGGCGCGTCGCGTCAGCGGCCCGATGCAGCCCACGCTCGCCAACCGCTACCGCCGCACCACCTTGCTGGTCGACGGCGGACGACCGGGCGTCACCGCCCGCACCACGATCGACACCGACCTGGTGTGGATCGACCCCGAGACCGGCGACGAGCGCCCGATGGGTCCGCTCGCCGTGATCGAGACCAAGACCGGCGCGACACCGTCGGTCACCGACCGGGTGCTGTGGCGTCACGGCCACCGCCCGGTGCGCATCTCGAAGTACGGCACCGGCATGGCCCTGCTGCACCCCGAGCTGCCCCTGACCCCGTGGCGGCGCGTCCTGGACCGGCACATCGAGCCGCGCCGGCGCCTGACCGCCACCGCCTGA
- a CDS encoding DUF4956 domain-containing protein, which produces MSPYALYAADLVAILVLTFAVYLPRHRRRDLVVAFLAVNVGVLAVSAALAQSTIAAGLGLGLFGVLSIIRLRSTELAQSEVAYYFAALALGLIGGLGTTSLTLGVGLMAALVVVIAVADSPRILHRLRQQIVVVDRAIADETALVAHLERLLGGRVHSVTVQRLDLVNDTTVVDVRYSAGTLPAGASTAAATTTYATEPGTLR; this is translated from the coding sequence GTGTCCCCCTACGCCCTCTACGCGGCCGACCTCGTCGCGATCCTCGTCCTCACGTTCGCGGTGTACCTGCCGCGGCACCGGCGCCGGGATCTCGTCGTCGCCTTCCTCGCGGTCAATGTCGGCGTCCTCGCCGTCTCGGCCGCGCTCGCCCAGAGCACGATCGCCGCAGGCCTCGGCCTGGGGCTGTTCGGGGTGCTGTCGATCATCCGGCTGCGGTCCACGGAGCTGGCGCAGTCCGAGGTCGCCTACTACTTCGCGGCGCTCGCGCTCGGCCTGATCGGCGGGCTCGGGACCACGAGCCTGACGCTCGGGGTCGGCCTGATGGCCGCGCTCGTCGTCGTGATCGCGGTCGCCGACAGCCCGCGGATCCTGCACCGGCTGCGGCAGCAGATCGTGGTCGTCGACCGGGCGATCGCCGACGAGACCGCGCTCGTCGCGCACCTCGAGCGGCTGCTCGGCGGGCGGGTCCACTCGGTGACCGTGCAGCGCCTCGACCTGGTGAACGACACGACCGTGGTCGACGTCCGCTACTCGGCCGGCACCCTTCCGGCCGGCGCGAGCACCGCCGCCGCGACGACCACGTACGCGACCGAGCCCGGGACCCTGCGATGA
- a CDS encoding sigma-70 family RNA polymerase sigma factor, whose protein sequence is MPDDDVLTTLARERGRALFGYAYLLTGDRHAAEDLVQEALVRTFARRRTGFTPDDAEAYVRRAILTVFLDDARRRQRWAGVKHLLGRHDEPARDPAPAVGAVLDVQAALATLAPQERAAAVLRWCEDLTVPEVAARMGLADGTVKRYLSTAGHKLEARLGPLPEDESVPLTGRPLS, encoded by the coding sequence GTGCCGGACGACGACGTGCTGACCACGCTGGCCCGCGAGCGCGGGCGTGCGCTGTTCGGCTACGCCTACCTGCTCACGGGCGACCGGCACGCCGCCGAGGACCTGGTGCAGGAGGCGCTGGTGCGCACGTTCGCTCGTCGTCGGACCGGGTTCACGCCCGACGACGCCGAGGCGTACGTCCGCCGCGCGATCCTCACGGTGTTCCTGGACGACGCGCGTCGTCGGCAGCGGTGGGCGGGCGTCAAGCACCTGCTGGGGCGGCACGACGAGCCCGCGCGGGACCCCGCGCCCGCGGTCGGAGCCGTGCTCGACGTGCAGGCGGCCCTGGCGACGCTGGCCCCGCAGGAACGCGCCGCCGCCGTGCTGCGCTGGTGCGAGGACCTGACCGTGCCGGAGGTCGCAGCCCGCATGGGCCTGGCCGACGGCACCGTCAAGAGATACCTGTCCACCGCCGGTCACAAGCTCGAGGCCCGGCTCGGCCCTCTCCCCGAGGACGAGTCCGTGCCGCTCACCGGAAGGCCGCTCTCATGA
- a CDS encoding RNA polymerase sigma factor, protein MPRRADDVLTDLVRRRGPALVAYAHLLSGDHAVAQDLVQDALVRVFGRLRRGFTPDSAEAYVRRAILTVFLDERRRHGRFTDVRHVVATPDEAPVEPPADTRLDLRAALSLLGPQHRAAVVLRYYDDLTVPEVAAQMNVSTGTAKRYVHDALRRLESVLGPLGTDDDEAAPVVPLAARSRAGEEDS, encoded by the coding sequence GTGCCGCGCCGAGCCGACGACGTGCTCACCGACCTGGTCCGCCGCCGCGGGCCGGCGCTGGTGGCGTACGCGCACCTGCTCAGCGGGGACCACGCGGTCGCCCAGGACCTGGTGCAGGACGCGCTGGTCCGTGTGTTCGGGCGGCTGCGGCGCGGGTTCACGCCCGACTCCGCCGAGGCCTACGTCCGGCGCGCGATCCTCACCGTGTTCCTCGACGAGCGGCGGCGGCACGGGCGGTTCACCGACGTCCGGCACGTCGTCGCGACGCCCGACGAGGCCCCCGTGGAACCGCCAGCCGACACCCGGCTCGACCTGCGCGCGGCCCTGTCCCTGCTCGGCCCCCAGCACCGCGCGGCCGTGGTGCTGCGCTACTACGACGACCTCACCGTGCCCGAGGTCGCCGCGCAGATGAACGTCTCGACCGGCACCGCCAAGCGCTACGTGCACGACGCCCTGCGCCGGCTGGAGAGCGTCCTGGGCCCGCTGGGCACCGACGACGACGAGGCGGCGCCCGTGGTGCCGCTGGCTGCCCGCTCCCGCGCGGGCGAGGAGGACTCGTGA